Proteins from a single region of Streptomyces vinaceus:
- a CDS encoding ROK family transcriptional regulator: protein MTGTTPGTPSLLRVMNDRAALDLLLEHGPLSRTRIGRLTGLSKPTASQLLARLETAGLVVASGTAGGRPGPNAQLYGVNPRAAHVAGLDVTPGGIVAAVADLTGEVIGSHALPYAEGTGAVDRVTRALGAAVRDAGLERSDVHRVVIATPGSFDPSTGALRYADHLPGWHSPTLLEELAAALPMPVEYENDVNLAAVAEQRLGAARGHGDFVLLWNEEGLGAALVLGGRLHRGWTGGAGEVGFLPVPGHPLVRHVAQVNSGGYQELAGVQAVPAMAAALGIAAPPGPGAGPAAPPVATAVALLTRAAEHPEGANLLFLQRYATALATGIASLVAVLDPEIVVLAGAVTGAGGDVLRGLVEAELAELAPARPRLVSGTVRERPVLRGALESALATTRDEVFDTSRR, encoded by the coding sequence ATGACCGGCACCACCCCGGGCACCCCCAGCCTGCTGCGCGTCATGAACGACCGCGCCGCGCTGGACCTGCTGCTGGAGCACGGTCCCCTGTCGCGCACCCGCATCGGCCGGCTCACCGGACTCTCCAAGCCCACCGCCTCCCAGCTGCTCGCCCGCCTCGAAACCGCCGGACTCGTCGTGGCCTCCGGCACCGCCGGCGGCCGCCCCGGACCCAACGCCCAGCTGTACGGGGTCAACCCGCGCGCCGCCCACGTCGCCGGACTGGACGTCACCCCCGGCGGCATCGTCGCGGCCGTCGCCGATCTCACCGGCGAGGTGATCGGCAGCCACGCGCTCCCGTACGCCGAGGGCACCGGCGCCGTCGACCGGGTCACCCGGGCCCTCGGCGCGGCCGTCCGGGACGCCGGGCTCGAACGCTCCGACGTCCACCGGGTCGTCATCGCCACCCCGGGCTCCTTCGACCCCAGCACCGGGGCGCTGCGCTACGCCGACCACCTGCCCGGCTGGCACTCCCCCACCCTCCTGGAGGAACTCGCGGCGGCCCTGCCGATGCCGGTCGAGTACGAGAACGACGTGAACCTGGCCGCGGTCGCCGAGCAGCGGCTCGGCGCGGCCCGCGGCCACGGGGACTTCGTCCTGCTGTGGAACGAGGAGGGGCTCGGCGCCGCCCTGGTGCTCGGCGGCCGGCTGCACCGCGGCTGGACCGGCGGCGCGGGGGAGGTCGGGTTCCTGCCCGTACCGGGCCACCCCCTGGTCCGGCACGTCGCCCAGGTCAACTCCGGCGGATACCAGGAGCTGGCCGGGGTACAGGCGGTGCCCGCGATGGCGGCCGCGCTGGGCATCGCGGCGCCGCCCGGCCCCGGAGCCGGGCCGGCGGCCCCGCCGGTGGCCACGGCCGTCGCACTCCTGACCCGCGCCGCCGAGCACCCCGAGGGGGCGAACCTGCTGTTCCTCCAGCGCTACGCCACCGCCCTGGCCACCGGCATCGCCTCGCTGGTCGCCGTACTGGACCCGGAGATCGTGGTCCTGGCCGGCGCGGTGACGGGGGCGGGCGGGGACGTGCTGCGCGGGCTCGTCGAGGCCGAGCTCGCCGAGCTCGCCCCCGCGCGGCCCCGCCTGGTGTCCGGCACCGTACGCGAGCGGCCCGTACTGCGGGGCGCGCTGGAGAGCGCCCTCGCCACCACCCGCGACGAGGTGTTCGACACCTCGCGCCGCTGA
- a CDS encoding MarR family winged helix-turn-helix transcriptional regulator, which yields MTEANKDAVDAIIDQWHAVRPDLETGPMAVFGRIYRIARTVGDAVERAYAPYGISRGEFDVVATLRRSGAPYTLSPRQLSATLMLTTGGMTGRLDKLEKAGLLFRSPDPHDRRGLQVTITDRGLALIDEAVAAGLEVQRAALKGLGEEEVAVLGGLLRKLMAEAQGV from the coding sequence ATGACCGAGGCCAACAAGGACGCCGTCGACGCGATCATCGACCAGTGGCACGCAGTGCGACCGGACCTGGAGACCGGCCCCATGGCCGTCTTCGGCCGCATCTACCGGATCGCCCGGACCGTGGGGGACGCGGTGGAGCGGGCCTACGCCCCGTACGGGATCTCGCGCGGCGAGTTCGACGTCGTGGCGACGCTGCGCCGCTCCGGCGCCCCGTACACGCTCTCGCCGCGCCAGCTGTCGGCCACGCTCATGCTCACGACGGGCGGTATGACCGGGCGCCTGGACAAGCTGGAGAAGGCCGGACTGCTCTTCCGCTCGCCCGATCCACACGACCGGCGCGGGCTCCAGGTGACGATCACCGACCGCGGGCTCGCGCTCATCGACGAGGCCGTCGCCGCCGGGCTGGAGGTGCAGCGCGCCGCGCTCAAGGGGCTCGGCGAGGAGGAGGTCGCCGTCCTGGGCGGCCTGCTGCGCAAGCTGATGGCCGAGGCCCAGGGGGTCTGA
- a CDS encoding carbohydrate ABC transporter permease has product MSPWLIGFAVFFAYPLLSTVYFSFTKYDGFRPPVFNGLDNWSYVFTDYPLFWPAMRNTLWLVVVMVACRVVFGLGVGLLITRIKTGAGVFRTLFYLPYLAPPVAATLAFVFLLNPGTGPVNTLLEAAGLPAPGWFTDADWSKPALTVLAVWGVGDLMVIFMAALLDVPKEQYEAAELDGAGAWARFRHITLPNISPIILFAVVTGVIQAMQYYTQPLVAGKVAAGVIGGSGQQFEPGYPDKSTLTLPQVVYNVGFQRFDYGTACVVALVLFALSMAFTALLMRRRGGLIGTGD; this is encoded by the coding sequence ATGTCGCCCTGGCTGATCGGGTTCGCCGTCTTCTTCGCGTACCCGCTCCTGTCCACCGTGTACTTCTCCTTCACGAAGTACGACGGCTTCCGCCCGCCCGTCTTCAACGGCCTGGACAACTGGTCGTACGTGTTCACGGACTATCCGCTGTTCTGGCCGGCCATGCGCAACACCCTGTGGCTGGTCGTGGTGATGGTCGCCTGCCGGGTCGTCTTCGGCCTCGGCGTCGGCCTGCTCATCACCAGGATCAAGACGGGTGCGGGGGTCTTCCGGACCCTGTTCTACCTGCCTTACCTGGCCCCGCCGGTGGCCGCGACCCTGGCCTTCGTCTTCCTGCTCAACCCCGGCACCGGCCCGGTCAACACCCTGCTGGAGGCCGCCGGCCTGCCCGCCCCCGGCTGGTTCACCGACGCCGACTGGTCCAAGCCCGCGCTCACCGTCCTCGCGGTGTGGGGGGTCGGCGACCTCATGGTCATCTTCATGGCCGCGCTGCTCGACGTACCGAAGGAGCAGTACGAGGCCGCGGAGCTGGACGGGGCCGGTGCCTGGGCGCGGTTCCGGCACATCACCCTGCCGAACATCTCGCCGATCATCCTGTTCGCGGTGGTCACCGGGGTCATCCAGGCCATGCAGTACTACACGCAGCCCCTGGTGGCGGGGAAGGTCGCCGCGGGTGTCATCGGCGGCTCGGGCCAGCAGTTCGAACCGGGGTACCCCGACAAGTCCACGCTGACCCTGCCCCAGGTCGTCTACAACGTCGGCTTCCAGCGCTTCGACTACGGCACCGCGTGTGTCGTCGCGCTGGTCCTCTTCGCCCTCTCCATGGCCTTCACCGCACTCCTGATGCGCCGCCGTGGCGGGCTGATCGGAACAGGTGACTGA
- a CDS encoding mechanosensitive ion channel family protein: MPWHAALLPLAADTPDPAASVKEAHESVTNAASFIEENWAGWLYLGLKILLILVIAAALRSLVRKSLTKLIMRMNRGAEAVEGMALGGLLVNAERRRQRSEAIGSVLRSVASFLILGTAGLMVLGALGINLGPLLASAGVAGVAIGFGARNLVTDFLSGVFMILEDQYGVGDKIDAGVASGEVVEVGLRVTKLRGDNGEIWYVRNGEIKRIGNLSQGWATAGVDVQVKPSESLTHIREVVKQVAEGLAKESPWDERLWGPVEVLGLDEVLLASMTVKVSAKTMPGQQFSVERELRWRIKEAFDEAGIRIIGGLPAAEDEEEAADPSAAVAAPSALANPASPQSLATAPIPPPSGTPRITK, from the coding sequence GTGCCCTGGCATGCCGCCCTGCTGCCCCTCGCAGCCGACACCCCGGACCCGGCCGCTTCCGTCAAGGAGGCCCACGAGAGCGTCACGAACGCCGCCAGTTTCATCGAGGAGAACTGGGCCGGATGGCTGTACCTCGGCCTGAAGATCCTGCTGATCCTGGTGATCGCGGCCGCGCTCCGCTCGCTGGTCCGCAAGTCGCTGACCAAGCTCATAATGCGCATGAACAGGGGCGCCGAGGCCGTCGAGGGCATGGCGCTCGGCGGGCTGCTCGTCAACGCGGAGCGCCGGCGGCAGCGCTCGGAGGCGATCGGCTCGGTCCTGCGCTCGGTGGCCTCGTTCCTGATCCTCGGCACGGCCGGACTGATGGTGCTCGGCGCGCTGGGCATCAACCTCGGCCCGCTGCTCGCGAGCGCGGGTGTGGCCGGTGTGGCGATCGGTTTCGGCGCGCGGAACCTGGTGACGGACTTCCTGTCCGGCGTGTTCATGATCCTTGAGGACCAGTACGGCGTCGGCGACAAGATCGACGCGGGGGTGGCCTCCGGCGAGGTCGTCGAGGTCGGCCTGCGCGTCACCAAGCTGCGCGGGGACAACGGCGAGATCTGGTACGTCCGCAACGGCGAGATCAAGCGGATCGGCAACCTCAGCCAGGGCTGGGCGACGGCGGGCGTGGACGTCCAGGTCAAGCCGTCGGAGAGCCTGACCCACATCCGCGAGGTGGTCAAGCAGGTCGCGGAGGGCCTGGCCAAGGAGTCCCCGTGGGACGAGCGCCTGTGGGGTCCGGTGGAGGTGCTGGGCCTGGACGAGGTGCTGCTGGCCTCGATGACGGTGAAGGTCTCGGCGAAGACGATGCCGGGCCAGCAGTTCTCCGTGGAGCGCGAGCTGCGCTGGCGGATCAAGGAGGCCTTCGACGAGGCCGGCATCCGGATCATCGGCGGGCTGCCGGCCGCCGAGGACGAGGAGGAGGCCGCCGACCCCTCGGCCGCCGTGGCCGCGCCGTCGGCGCTCGCCAACCCGGCCTCCCCGCAGTCCCTGGCCACCGCCCCGATCCCGCCGCCCTCCGGCACCCCCCGGATCACCAAGTAG
- a CDS encoding carbohydrate ABC transporter permease, with protein MAQLTDTTAPAAPRTSGAAAGTAGPRRGGVAGRRALLHWIGVHALGVAAALFFVLPFVFLFLTSLMSDQQALTRDLVPDTWEWGNYAKVWNTPGFLTWWRNTLLYAGLGTLLTVVSSVPVAYALAKFRFRGRRLSLLLVIAMMMLPPQVVVIPMYLFWAKQLDLSGTLWPLIVPMAFGDAFSIFLLRQFLLTIPDEYLDAARVDGCGELRTLLRVVLPMAKPGIAAVALFQFFSAWNDYFGPQIYASDNPAAWTLSYGLESFKGAHHTNWNLTMAATVLVMAPVIVLFFFAQKAFVEGVTLTGVKG; from the coding sequence ATGGCCCAGCTGACCGACACGACGGCTCCCGCCGCCCCGAGGACCTCCGGGGCGGCGGCCGGGACGGCCGGGCCGCGGCGCGGCGGCGTCGCCGGCCGCAGGGCGCTCCTGCACTGGATCGGGGTGCACGCCCTCGGGGTGGCCGCCGCCCTGTTCTTCGTCCTCCCGTTCGTCTTCCTCTTCCTGACCTCCCTGATGAGCGACCAGCAGGCGCTGACCCGCGACCTGGTGCCCGACACCTGGGAGTGGGGCAACTACGCCAAGGTGTGGAACACCCCGGGATTCCTGACCTGGTGGCGCAACACCCTGCTGTACGCGGGGCTGGGCACACTGCTGACCGTGGTCTCCTCGGTGCCCGTGGCGTACGCGCTGGCCAAGTTCCGCTTCCGCGGGCGGCGGCTGTCCCTGCTGCTGGTGATCGCCATGATGATGCTGCCGCCGCAGGTGGTGGTCATCCCGATGTACCTGTTCTGGGCCAAGCAGCTGGACCTGTCCGGCACGTTGTGGCCGCTGATCGTCCCGATGGCGTTCGGTGACGCGTTCTCGATCTTCCTGCTCCGCCAGTTCCTGCTGACCATCCCGGACGAGTACCTGGACGCGGCCAGGGTCGACGGCTGCGGTGAGCTCCGCACGCTGCTGCGCGTCGTCCTTCCGATGGCCAAGCCGGGCATCGCCGCCGTCGCGCTGTTCCAGTTCTTCTCCGCCTGGAACGACTACTTCGGCCCGCAGATCTACGCCTCGGACAACCCGGCCGCCTGGACCCTCAGTTACGGACTGGAGTCCTTCAAGGGGGCGCACCACACCAACTGGAACCTCACCATGGCCGCGACCGTGCTGGTCATGGCGCCGGTGATCGTCCTCTTCTTCTTCGCCCAGAAGGCGTTCGTCGAGGGCGTCACCCTGACGGGAGTGAAAGGCTAG
- a CDS encoding 4-alpha-glucanotransferase, with translation MDDLARLAALHGVATTYQPAEDVTVRVPEATVAAVLRELGVDCDTPDAVREHLAEAEREAAQRLLPAVLVWWAGSQPPAELAALPPGTRIRLEGDEAGGWEPGGQGAPPLGVHRLSARTPDGRTGDATLIVAPERAPGAGERVHGVLVQLYSLLSERSWGMGDLGDLAALARWAGRAHGVGFVQVNPLHAAVPGAPTDPSPYRPSSRRFPDPVHLRVEDVPEYADCPERGALAELAEQGAELRREVLEKGALIDRDAVWEVKRRALELLYAVPRGRARESAYRAFCAEQGEALERHAAWCATDGRSADFHRWLVWLTDTQLAAAQRAARDAGMPVGIVHDLAVGVHPQGSDTLGPPLYAKGVCVGAPPDAFNARGQDWGLPPWRPDRLAATGYAPFRALLHGVFRYAGALRIDHVMGLFRLWWIPEGAPPAEGTYVTYDGEAMLAVLVLEAHRAGALVIGEDLGTVEPRVREALARRGVLGTSVLWFERDWAGDGRPLAPGAWRADCLATATTHDLPPTAAKLAGAHVELRDRLGLLTRPLEQERAEDAADTAQWLDVLEGLGLDTKGEEAAVRALYAFLLRTPARMVGVWLPDAVGDRRPQNLPGTWDQYPNWRLPLADSAGRPLTLEALAASPRANALLGAVREGAGARTAPPGARCV, from the coding sequence ATGGACGACCTCGCCCGGCTCGCGGCCCTGCACGGCGTCGCCACCACCTACCAGCCCGCCGAGGACGTCACCGTCCGGGTCCCGGAGGCCACCGTCGCCGCCGTGCTGCGCGAGCTGGGCGTGGACTGCGACACCCCGGACGCCGTCCGGGAGCACCTGGCCGAGGCCGAGCGCGAGGCCGCGCAGCGGCTGCTGCCCGCCGTGCTGGTGTGGTGGGCCGGGTCGCAGCCGCCCGCGGAGCTGGCCGCGCTCCCTCCCGGTACGCGGATCCGCCTGGAGGGTGACGAGGCCGGGGGCTGGGAGCCCGGCGGGCAGGGGGCGCCGCCGCTGGGCGTGCACCGGTTGAGTGCCCGGACCCCCGACGGGCGTACCGGAGACGCCACGCTGATCGTGGCTCCCGAGCGGGCGCCCGGCGCGGGCGAGCGGGTGCACGGGGTGCTCGTCCAGCTGTACTCCCTGCTCTCCGAGCGGTCCTGGGGCATGGGGGACCTCGGCGACCTCGCCGCGCTCGCGCGCTGGGCCGGGCGGGCCCACGGGGTCGGCTTCGTCCAGGTCAACCCGCTGCACGCCGCGGTGCCCGGGGCGCCGACCGACCCCTCCCCGTACCGGCCCTCCTCGCGCCGCTTCCCCGACCCCGTCCACCTGCGCGTCGAGGACGTCCCCGAGTACGCCGACTGCCCGGAGCGCGGGGCCTTGGCCGAACTCGCCGAGCAGGGCGCCGAGCTGCGCCGCGAGGTGCTGGAGAAGGGGGCGCTGATCGACCGGGACGCGGTGTGGGAGGTGAAGCGCCGGGCCCTGGAGCTGCTCTACGCCGTCCCGCGCGGCCGCGCACGCGAGAGCGCGTACCGGGCGTTCTGCGCGGAGCAGGGCGAGGCCCTGGAGCGGCACGCCGCCTGGTGTGCGACGGACGGCCGGAGCGCCGACTTCCACCGCTGGCTGGTCTGGCTGACGGACACCCAGCTCGCCGCCGCGCAGCGGGCCGCACGCGACGCCGGGATGCCGGTCGGCATCGTGCACGACCTCGCCGTCGGGGTGCACCCGCAGGGCTCGGACACCCTCGGCCCGCCCCTCTACGCCAAGGGCGTCTGCGTCGGCGCCCCGCCCGACGCCTTCAACGCGCGCGGCCAGGACTGGGGGCTGCCGCCGTGGCGGCCCGACCGGCTCGCGGCCACCGGGTACGCCCCGTTCCGGGCCCTGCTGCACGGGGTGTTCCGCTACGCCGGCGCCCTGCGCATCGACCACGTCATGGGCCTGTTCCGGCTCTGGTGGATCCCGGAGGGGGCCCCGCCCGCCGAGGGCACGTACGTCACGTACGACGGCGAGGCGATGCTCGCCGTCCTGGTCCTGGAGGCCCACCGGGCCGGGGCCCTGGTCATCGGCGAGGACCTCGGGACGGTGGAGCCGCGCGTGCGCGAGGCGCTGGCCCGGCGCGGGGTGCTCGGCACCTCGGTCCTCTGGTTCGAGCGCGACTGGGCGGGCGACGGCCGGCCGCTCGCTCCCGGGGCCTGGCGCGCCGACTGCCTGGCCACCGCCACCACCCACGACCTGCCGCCCACCGCCGCCAAGCTGGCCGGCGCCCACGTGGAACTGCGCGACCGGCTCGGCCTGCTGACCCGCCCGCTGGAGCAGGAGCGCGCCGAGGACGCCGCCGACACCGCCCAGTGGCTGGACGTGCTGGAGGGGCTCGGCCTGGACACCAAGGGCGAGGAGGCCGCCGTACGCGCCCTGTACGCGTTCCTGCTGCGCACCCCCGCCCGGATGGTCGGCGTATGGCTGCCGGACGCGGTCGGCGACCGGCGGCCGCAGAACCTTCCGGGGACCTGGGACCAGTACCCCAATTGGCGGCTGCCGCTCGCGGACTCGGCGGGACGGCCGCTGACCCTGGAGGCGCTGGCCGCCTCGCCCCGGGCGAACGCCCTGCTGGGCGCGGTGCGGGAGGGGGCGGGTGCCCGTACGGCACCCCCGGGCGCGCGCTGCGTTTAG
- a CDS encoding ABC transporter substrate-binding protein: MPRTRRLTALATAVAALSVLATACTGQSGSAAADDPDKEVTLNFWHGWSAPSEAKAIEENIARFEKAHPNIKVKVTGNMTDDKINQALRAGGDKAPDVVSSFTTDSVGKFCNSGAFADLNPFLKKAGIDKAKVFPKTLLDYTQFNGNQCTLPLLNDAYGLVYNKDAFKAAGITEPPKTWSQFVEVAQKLTKPDGDSYEQLGIMPTYHGYETTPVRLAAQWSPTYFGADGKSNLAKDPAFAGMLTAQKDLVAKLGGYEKLEKFRSTFGDEWSAEHPFHKGQVAMQIDGEWRASMAKEAGVTFEIGTAPLPVPDDQAGDYGKGYLSGTIMGIASGSKKQNASWELVKYMTTDTEAVVAFANAIHNVPSTLAALDSPDLQVTPEFKTFLDIARHPKSNTTPAQADGGTYQLTFQDLAYAVEKGDVADIAAGLAKTGQQIDTDIAKAK, translated from the coding sequence ATGCCCAGAACCCGCCGCCTGACCGCCCTGGCCACCGCCGTCGCCGCGCTGTCCGTCCTCGCCACCGCGTGCACGGGCCAGAGCGGAAGCGCAGCCGCCGACGATCCGGACAAGGAGGTCACGCTCAACTTCTGGCACGGCTGGTCCGCGCCGAGCGAGGCCAAGGCGATCGAGGAGAACATCGCCCGCTTCGAGAAGGCGCACCCGAACATCAAGGTCAAGGTCACGGGCAACATGACCGACGACAAGATCAACCAGGCGCTCCGGGCGGGCGGGGACAAGGCCCCCGACGTGGTCTCCTCCTTCACCACCGACAGCGTCGGCAAGTTCTGCAACTCCGGCGCCTTCGCCGACCTCAACCCCTTCCTCAAGAAAGCCGGCATAGACAAGGCGAAGGTCTTCCCCAAGACCCTCCTCGACTACACCCAGTTCAACGGCAACCAGTGCACGCTGCCGCTGCTGAACGACGCGTACGGGCTCGTCTACAACAAGGACGCCTTCAAAGCCGCGGGCATCACCGAGCCGCCCAAGACCTGGAGTCAGTTCGTCGAGGTCGCGCAGAAGCTCACCAAGCCCGACGGGGACTCCTACGAGCAGCTCGGCATCATGCCGACCTACCACGGCTACGAGACCACCCCGGTGCGCCTGGCCGCGCAGTGGAGCCCCACGTACTTCGGCGCCGACGGCAAGTCCAACCTGGCCAAGGACCCGGCCTTCGCCGGCATGCTGACGGCGCAGAAGGACCTGGTGGCCAAGCTGGGGGGCTACGAGAAGCTGGAGAAGTTCCGCAGCACCTTCGGCGACGAGTGGAGCGCCGAGCACCCCTTCCACAAGGGACAGGTCGCGATGCAGATCGACGGCGAGTGGCGGGCCTCGATGGCCAAGGAGGCCGGGGTCACCTTCGAGATCGGCACCGCGCCGCTGCCGGTCCCGGACGACCAAGCCGGCGACTACGGCAAGGGCTACCTCTCCGGCACGATCATGGGCATCGCCTCGGGCAGCAAGAAGCAGAACGCCTCCTGGGAGCTGGTGAAGTACATGACCACCGACACCGAAGCGGTCGTGGCCTTCGCCAACGCCATCCACAACGTGCCCTCCACGCTGGCGGCGCTGGACTCCCCGGACCTCCAGGTCACCCCGGAGTTCAAGACCTTCCTCGACATCGCCCGGCACCCGAAGTCGAACACCACCCCGGCCCAGGCCGACGGCGGCACCTACCAGCTGACCTTCCAGGACCTCGCGTACGCGGTCGAGAAGGGCGACGTCGCCGACATCGCGGCCGGCCTCGCCAAGACCGGCCAGCAGATCGACACGGACATCGCGAAGGCGAAGTAG
- a CDS encoding 6-phospho-beta-glucosidase: MKLAVVGGGSTYTPELIDGFARLRDTLPIAELVLIDPATERLELIGALARRIFAKQGHPGRVTTTADLDAGVEGADAVLLQLRIGGQAARLQDETWPLECGCVGQETTGAGGLAKALRTVPVVLDIAERVRRANPDAWIIDFTNPVGIVTRALLRAGHKAVGLCNVAIGFQRKFAALLDLAPSDIHLDHVGLNHLTWELGVRKGGPDGEDLLPGLLAEHGAAVAEDLRLPRAVLDRLGVVPSYYLRYFYAHDAVVRELGGKPSRAAEVAAMEKELLALYADPALDEKPELLAKRGGAFYSEAAVDLAAALLGDGGPGPASVQVVNTLNNGTLPFLPDDAVIEVQARVDRSGPVPLAAARLDPLYAGLVAHVTAYEDLALDAAVRGGRERVFKALLAHPLVGQFDLAEGLTDRLLAHNKEHLAWA; the protein is encoded by the coding sequence ATGAAACTCGCAGTGGTGGGCGGCGGATCCACCTACACGCCCGAGTTGATCGACGGCTTCGCGCGGCTGCGCGACACCCTGCCGATCGCCGAGCTCGTGCTGATCGACCCCGCCACCGAACGGCTGGAGCTGATCGGCGCGCTGGCGCGGCGGATCTTCGCCAAGCAGGGGCACCCGGGACGCGTCACCACGACCGCCGATCTCGACGCGGGCGTCGAGGGCGCCGACGCGGTCCTGCTCCAGCTGCGCATCGGCGGGCAGGCGGCCCGGCTCCAGGACGAGACCTGGCCGCTGGAGTGCGGCTGCGTCGGGCAGGAGACCACGGGCGCCGGCGGTCTCGCCAAGGCGCTGCGGACGGTCCCGGTGGTGCTGGACATCGCCGAGCGGGTGCGGCGGGCCAACCCGGACGCCTGGATCATCGACTTCACCAACCCCGTCGGGATCGTCACCCGCGCCCTGCTGCGGGCCGGGCACAAGGCGGTCGGGCTGTGCAACGTGGCCATCGGCTTCCAGCGGAAGTTCGCGGCGCTGCTGGACCTGGCCCCGTCCGACATCCACCTGGACCACGTGGGCCTCAACCACCTGACCTGGGAGCTGGGGGTGCGCAAGGGCGGCCCCGACGGCGAGGACCTGCTGCCCGGCCTGCTCGCCGAGCACGGCGCGGCCGTAGCCGAGGACCTGCGGCTGCCGCGCGCGGTGCTGGACCGCCTCGGCGTCGTCCCCTCGTACTACCTGAGGTACTTCTACGCGCACGACGCCGTGGTGCGCGAGCTGGGCGGCAAGCCCTCGCGGGCCGCCGAGGTGGCCGCGATGGAGAAGGAACTGCTCGCCCTGTACGCCGATCCGGCGCTGGACGAGAAGCCGGAGCTGCTGGCCAAGCGGGGCGGCGCCTTCTACTCGGAGGCGGCCGTGGACCTGGCGGCGGCCCTGCTGGGCGACGGCGGGCCGGGCCCGGCCTCCGTACAGGTGGTCAACACGCTCAACAACGGGACGCTGCCGTTCCTCCCGGACGACGCCGTGATCGAGGTGCAGGCCCGGGTGGACCGGTCCGGCCCGGTGCCGCTGGCCGCGGCCCGCCTGGACCCGCTGTACGCGGGGCTGGTCGCGCACGTCACGGCGTACGAGGACCTGGCGCTGGACGCGGCCGTACGGGGCGGCCGCGAGCGGGTCTTCAAGGCGCTGCTGGCCCACCCGCTGGTGGGCCAGTTCGACCTCGCCGAAGGCCTGACCGACCGTCTCCTCGCGCACAACAAGGAGCACCTGGCATGGGCGTGA
- a CDS encoding HNH endonuclease: MPHVLVLNASYEPLGVVPLRRALVLVLENKAVSLEESGAFLHSATKVVPAPSVVRLKRFVRVPYRGPVPLTRRALFARDGGRCMYCGGVATSVDHVIPRSRGGQHVWDNVVAACRRCNHVKADRHLLELGWRLRHQPAPPSGLAWRIIGTGHRDPRWMPYLEPYGAEAALDRIGAAS; the protein is encoded by the coding sequence GTGCCGCACGTCCTGGTCCTCAATGCGTCGTACGAGCCGCTCGGCGTCGTACCGCTCCGCCGCGCGCTCGTCCTCGTCCTGGAGAACAAAGCCGTCTCCCTGGAGGAATCCGGCGCCTTTCTGCACAGCGCGACAAAAGTCGTCCCCGCGCCCAGCGTGGTCCGGCTCAAGCGCTTCGTGCGGGTCCCCTACCGGGGGCCCGTTCCACTCACCCGCCGCGCGCTGTTCGCCCGCGACGGCGGTCGCTGCATGTACTGCGGAGGGGTCGCCACCAGCGTCGACCACGTGATCCCGCGCAGCCGGGGAGGACAGCACGTGTGGGACAACGTGGTCGCCGCATGCCGGCGGTGCAACCACGTCAAGGCGGACCGGCACCTGCTGGAGCTGGGCTGGCGCCTGCGCCACCAGCCGGCTCCGCCGTCGGGTCTGGCCTGGCGGATCATCGGCACGGGCCACCGGGACCCGCGCTGGATGCCGTACCTGGAACCGTACGGTGCGGAGGCGGCCCTGGACCGCATCGGCGCGGCGTCATAG